The genomic DNA TGGCGAATCTCTCTGGCGTTGACCGCCTCGACCGCTTCCGGATTCTTTACGAGGTCCGATTTCTCGATAGCGGACAACAACTCGCCTGTACCCTCATCCTGCTAAAGCAATTTTGAGATAGGTTCTAACCTGGTCGGTTGTTGGTGACCGGATTTCGACTCTAACTGAGTCTGCGGTCGGCTCCCCCTTGTCCCTTGCCAAACGACAGATTTCTCTTAGATTATTCAGCCATGTCTCGACAGAACCTGATGGGATATACCATGCCCCAAATGGAGAGTCTTGTGGTCTCTCTTGGCGGCAAGCCGTTCGGCGGGAGGCAACTGTTCAAATGGTTGTACAATACCCGGTTGTACGACTTTGATCTGATGACCGACCTGACCAAGGAGTTGAGGCGACGGCTCAGCAGCGAGTATGCATTTGGCCATCTGCGTTTGGCTCATAGCGCCCGGTCGGTTGACGGTACCGAGAAGTTCTTGTTCCGACTGGAGGATGGCCGTCCGGTCGAGACAGTGTTGATCCCCGACGATGGCCGCCGGACACTCTGCATATCATCGCAATCCGGCTGCGCCCTGGCCTGTCGGTTCTGCGCCACCGGCACGATGGGGTTACTTCGCAATCTGACAGTGGGAGAGATTGTCGGTCAACTTATGTATGTGCGCGATCTGCATGGCGATGAGGCATTCAGCAATGTTGTATTTATGGGAATGGGGGAACCGCTGCAAAACTATGACAACATGATCGAAGCGATCAGGATCATGAAAGAGCCGCGTGGGCTGGGACTGGCCGCCAAGAAGATCACCGTTTCGACATCGGGAATAACGCCCAAGATAAAGAAGCTTGCGGATTCGGGTCTTAAGGCGCGGCTGGCGCTCTCGCTTCACGCAGCCACGCAGGCCAAGCGGCGGAAGATCATGCCGGTGGCCGAGACGTTCGGTCTGGAGAAGCTGATGGAAGCGGTTCGCTATTTCGCGGAGAAGAGTGGCGACCGGGTCACTTTTGAATATATCCTCTTCGATGGATTTAACGACACACTGGAAGACGTTAGAGAGCTGTCGCAACTGATCCGGGGGATTCCCTGCAAGATCAATATTCTCGCGTATAATGAAGTTCCGGGCCTTCCGTTCAAGCGGCCCTCAGACGAAAAAGTCGACTGGTTTGGACGGCAGCTGTACCCGCGGGCTCCTGCGGTTACGGTGCGGAAAAGCCGCGGCCGGGATATTGCCGCCGCCTGCGGTCAACTGGCGGCGCGCCATGTGGCAGAGGAGGTTTGATTGCGGTTTCAAAACGTTATCGGGTCGGCGATTCTTTTCGCAGCGTTTGGCTTTGGACAATCGTGGGGACAATCGCCGGACGTTGAAGTCGGCGAGATCAGCACCCCCACGCTTCGATGGGGGCGCCAGTCGGCCGTGTTCGATCTCACGAACAAGACCGAAAATCTCAAATTCATCACGGTTGAGACGCGCATGAAGTTCGAGGGGACCTACCTGAACGCTTCGCGCACCGCCCGCACTCATTACATCCTCGAACCCATGAACACAATTAACGTGAAGGCGACCGTTGATATACCGGGCAATTTCGGCCGGGCGACGATGACGGTGGCGTTGTATGATGTGGTGGACACGCTGGATCCCTTGATGGCGCAGCAGAAGATATACGAACAGCCATTCACCCTGATGTTTCATATCCCTGACCCACTGATGCCGTATCTGCAGTCAAAGGTAACAATGCCCCCCATGGTGGGCCGGAATCCTGATTTTGACAATGAGTTCTCGCGCGTATTGCTCGAACTGCTGGCCGAACGGAAGACGCCATCGGAGATCGCCGCCATGGCGCTGGCGGACTCGGCGTTTGTCGCTGAGGCGATCGCCAATCTGAAGGTCAAGACATATCTCACCGACGACTCAGGCACGCTGCGTTTGAATGTTCCAGTGATCCGCGCAGCCGAGGCCGATGAGGCATTGGCTCTGGCAAAACAGGGCGCAGCCGACCTGGCGGCGCAGATAAAAAAGAACATGCCCGCGTTCCTGAGAGTGCGCGACTCGCTGGCGGTGATCGGCAAAATCCCCAAAGACACCAACGCGTTCATGAGCGGGGGGGTCATTCTCTACAAGCTGTATCCGGCGGTCGGAGCGCTGCTTCTGTGGCACGATTACGGCCAGGGGTTTATTGCGGGGCGTACGCCCCTTGATATCTTCGCGGGTACCGACCCCTGCAATGCTTTCATGCCGTCGTACATGTACGCGGTGGAGGGGGGCGAAGTGGTGAATGGCACGCAATACTACAATATGACCATCGCGAGGAATCGTCTGGTTCTCACCTGGGGAGACCGGGTGCCGGACGTGGATTGTCCGGAGAAGCTGAATTTCACCCAACCGCTGGCCGAGCGCACGGAGTGGAACTATGTCCGGGGCGACATCCCGGATGTTTATATGTTCGACACCAGTCTCACGTATCCGTCGATGCGCATACTTGCCGGCGGCGCCAATGACAGGCTGCAGAAGCTGTACGATGATTACAAGAAGATCTCGGAGAAATATCGCCCCGGTCAGTTCACGATGGGGTGCAGGTACTGGTTCTGGAATCTGGTGGCTACGCACGCGCTCAGACAATTGCTGATCGAGAATGTCGTGCATCGGGGACCGATCAACGGACAATTCCGACTGGAGTTGATACCGTGAAGCACATCGCGACGATAGTCATGCTGGCAGTATTCGCCGTCATCTCCTGCAAAGAGAAGACGCCCAACCGGGACTATATCCCGGTTCTCAAGCAGCAGCTCTACCTCTTGCAGGAGGCGGTGAAAGCTGGAGACCGGACCGTTCTGGATTCGCTCTTGAGCGATGACCTCCGTGCCGAGAACGGGGCGGATTCCCTGTTTTGGTTTGTGTCGGCGCCCGGCGGCGAATTTGCATTCGCACAGTTCGGAAACTGCGAAATTTATTACAATGACGACAAAGCGCGCGCCGACTGCGTGCTCGTGGACACGGCCGGCCGGGAGGGTGCAGCGGTTACGCTGACGATGGTCAATGAAGGGGGGAAATGGCTGTTGAAGCGGTTCGAGTCGAAAACGCCGGCCCCCGGCCGCTAAGGACTTTCTCCGGTGAATTGAAAAAGAAAAGCGCCGGCAATCTGCCGGCGCTTCTGTCAATTGATGGTGAACTCGAAAGCCCCGATCAGATTTTGTCTTTCTTTTGACCTTCGAGTATCATCCGCGAGTATTCTTTGGGCTCGCTTAGAATCTCAACTGCCTTTTGTACGGCCTTGTCGTCTTTCAGCACGATCTGTTCGTATACGCCGCGCTCGCCGGAGATTGAGGAGACGATCTCCCGTTTAATGGCGCGCTTGATGTAATCGACGGATTGGTCGAAGTCGGCCGTCTTTTCTTTCTCTATCAGCGATGACATCTGATTGAATTGGCTTTGGAACAAGGTGTCCTTGTTTTCGGCCTTCACCGTCTTTTCCATATCTTCGAGCGCCACCTGGAGGGCCGACTTGTACGTGAAATCTTTCTCCTTGATGAATTTCCTGAATTCACTCAAGACCTGATCGGTGATTTCGAAATCAGGCTTGACATCGGGGTGATCTGCCACGTACTGGACGGCGAAGTCGAAGAACATGGATTTGCGCTCGAGATTGATCTCGATTGGTTTCCAGGTCTCGCGATCCATGACGATGTCGGGCACGATGCCGCCCCCGCCGTACACCACGCGGCCGCCGTTCGTGTAGTATATCTCCTTGTCGGTGACTTTCATCGTGTCGGCGGTGCTGTCTTCTGCATCGAAATCATCGGCCATTGATCCCGGATGGTCTTTCCCCTGTTTGTCGGCTTTCTGGATACACCGGCCGGAGGGAACATAGTACTTGGCTGTGGTCAGCTTGAGGGCCATCGAGCCGTCATTGGAGATCGGGAAAATCTGCTGCACGAGGCCTTTGCCGTAGGTGGTGTTGCCGACGATCAGCGCTCTATCCCAGTCTTGAAGTGCTCCGGCCACGATCTCAGAGGCCGACGCGGTCCCCTCGTCAACCAGCACCACGAGTGGTTTGTCCGGGAAGATTGGCGGGCGGTCGGACTTGTAATGCCGCTCGCTGTCGGCGTAGCGACCGCGGGTATAGACAATCTCGCTGCCCTGTTTCAGAAACAGTTCCGACGTCTCTTTGGCCTGATCGAGCAGGCCGCCGCCGTTGGAGCGGAGATCGAATACGAGGGCTGAGGCATTTCGATTATTCAGGTCGTTGATCGCAGCGCGGAGCTCGGCGGAGGTCTCCTCGGCAAACCGCGACAGTCGGATATATCCGATATTCGTGCCCGGGACCACGCCGGCGTAATTCACCGACTTCAGTTCGATCTCGGCCCGTTCGATCTCGAACTCCTGCAATTCCGGAAGTCCCTGTCGTTTGATGACCAGTTTGACCGAGGTACCGGCCTTCCCACGCATCAGCTTGGAGGCATCGGCCGATTTCATGCCGTCGGTGGAGTGACCGTCAATTTCCCAGATTATATCTCCTGCGTGCAGGCCGCGCTTGTAGGCTGGGGTTCCTTCTATCGGCGAGATGATGACAATGCGGTTATCGCGCGCGTCGATCATCATCCCCAGACCTTCGTACTTGCCGTGGGTGCTTTCCATGAGCGCGTCATACGAGGATTTTTCCATTACCACCGAATAACGATCCAGGTCGGTCAGCATGCCGGAGATGCCGGCTTTGACGATCTTGTCGATATCCACATCTTCCATGTACTGATTGCGGATATTGAAAGCCGTCTGAGTGAGCTTCTTGACGGCGCGGAGAAAATTGTCGTTGCTGCGTGAAACGGAATCCTGACTGCGCGGAAGTTCCTCGACGTTTAGTTCAACCGTATCCGCGTAGAGAACCGGCTCGGACGCCTTGGAGAGTTGCCCGGCATCACCTGGTCCGGCGAACCAAATCATGGCCAGAGCGAAAATGGTGATACCGAAAAGTTGTGCCGTGTAGCGCATCATGCAATCCTCCTATGGCGACTTGTCATAGCGCAATCTATATGCTGTTTACCTGCTGTCAAGTTGGCCGGCGTTTGTCGGCGACCCGTATCTCATTGACACTTTAACACTTATACGGCCCCGCTGGTTTCATCGAACCGTATCATTCAGCGATGTCTTGTCGTAACCTCATTCTCTGAAGGCGGTTAGCCATTTCCACGCGTTCCAATCGGCAACTTTTGTGAGTGTTCCGCCGTCTCATTACTTGATAACACCAAAATAAGTTGTTCATTGTTATCGGCTTAAGGCCGACCGGGTCGTATCAATGGCGTGCAGATTGTACGTAAATCGAACAGGTGAGTTGCAGTGAAACCCGGCGTTCCCAAACGGATTTCAGTCGCATGGCTGCTGAATCTTCTCTTGCCGGGACTCGGGCACGCTCTATGGCGGGAATGGTTATTTGGCCTATTTATCTTTCTCATCATGCTGATCGCGGTGGTGTTGTTTGTCGTGACGTTGCTTGTCCCCTTATCGGCGGTGGTGAAGGTGCTGCTTCTGGGTCTGCCGCTCGTGTTCTATCTCTTTTCCTTCGTAGATCTGGCGCGCACCGTCCGCATGCGTCGTAGCAATGTCATGATATCGTCGAGACGGATGCTCATCTGTCTGGCAGTTGGCATAGCGTATCAGTTCCTGTCACCCTCGGCACCGCTTAATATCGGGCTCAATAATTTGCCGGAGTTGTATCGACAATCGGACAGTCGACTGACCCCGCTTTTTCATCGGGGGGATCTGCTCGAAGCCAGTCACATGTCGTACTTCGTCAAGCTGATGTTCTTTGAACGACCGATCATGCATTCGCTCCCACAGCGATACGATATCGTTCGGTTTGAGGCGCCCGACAAGGTTCGGCACGCGGGTGTCGTGCTGGGGCGATCCGGTGAGTCGATCGAAATGGCCGAGGGGGTCCTGGTCGTCAACGGCCTGCCGGACCTTACGAATGGTCCCGAGGGTATTAGCCTCACCGGTGACTGTCCGTTGACAGTAGTACGCGACTATTCTATTTTGGTCGCCACTATGAACTCCGGCGCGGTTGACAAGCTTTACCAGGTACCGTTCTCGGATATTGTGGGAAAGGTTAGCCGGCTCCCTTGACCTCCGTCGACACCCTCATATTTGATCTTGACGGCACGCTCATCGATTCTTCCGACGGTGTGGTGGAGGCCGTGAATTTTGCCCTGCGACAACTGGGAGAAGCCGAACGGTCGCCGGATGAGATCAAGCCGTATATCGGATATCCGCTGCACAAGATGTTTGCCGATTTCACCGACGCACCTCCGGATGAGTTGTACCGGCAGTTCCAGGTGCGGGCGGCATTGACAATCGTCGCCTCGGCTGTGCCGCTCGACGGAGTCGAAAGTGTGCTGTTGGAACTTCATCGACGTGGTTATCGCATAGCAGTAGCGACAACCAAGGTGCGTGCGCATGTCGACGGCATTCTGGCAAAGCTCGGATGGACCAGGTTCTTCGAGGCGACTGTCGCCGGGAACGAAGTTCCCCGATTCAAGCCGGACCCTGGTGCCTTT from Candidatus Zixiibacteriota bacterium includes the following:
- a CDS encoding S41 family peptidase is translated as MMRYTAQLFGITIFALAMIWFAGPGDAGQLSKASEPVLYADTVELNVEELPRSQDSVSRSNDNFLRAVKKLTQTAFNIRNQYMEDVDIDKIVKAGISGMLTDLDRYSVVMEKSSYDALMESTHGKYEGLGMMIDARDNRIVIISPIEGTPAYKRGLHAGDIIWEIDGHSTDGMKSADASKLMRGKAGTSVKLVIKRQGLPELQEFEIERAEIELKSVNYAGVVPGTNIGYIRLSRFAEETSAELRAAINDLNNRNASALVFDLRSNGGGLLDQAKETSELFLKQGSEIVYTRGRYADSERHYKSDRPPIFPDKPLVVLVDEGTASASEIVAGALQDWDRALIVGNTTYGKGLVQQIFPISNDGSMALKLTTAKYYVPSGRCIQKADKQGKDHPGSMADDFDAEDSTADTMKVTDKEIYYTNGGRVVYGGGGIVPDIVMDRETWKPIEINLERKSMFFDFAVQYVADHPDVKPDFEITDQVLSEFRKFIKEKDFTYKSALQVALEDMEKTVKAENKDTLFQSQFNQMSSLIEKEKTADFDQSVDYIKRAIKREIVSSISGERGVYEQIVLKDDKAVQKAVEILSEPKEYSRMILEGQKKDKI
- the rlmN gene encoding 23S rRNA (adenine(2503)-C(2))-methyltransferase RlmN, encoding MSRQNLMGYTMPQMESLVVSLGGKPFGGRQLFKWLYNTRLYDFDLMTDLTKELRRRLSSEYAFGHLRLAHSARSVDGTEKFLFRLEDGRPVETVLIPDDGRRTLCISSQSGCALACRFCATGTMGLLRNLTVGEIVGQLMYVRDLHGDEAFSNVVFMGMGEPLQNYDNMIEAIRIMKEPRGLGLAAKKITVSTSGITPKIKKLADSGLKARLALSLHAATQAKRRKIMPVAETFGLEKLMEAVRYFAEKSGDRVTFEYILFDGFNDTLEDVRELSQLIRGIPCKINILAYNEVPGLPFKRPSDEKVDWFGRQLYPRAPAVTVRKSRGRDIAAACGQLAARHVAEEV
- a CDS encoding HAD family hydrolase, with the translated sequence MTSVDTLIFDLDGTLIDSSDGVVEAVNFALRQLGEAERSPDEIKPYIGYPLHKMFADFTDAPPDELYRQFQVRAALTIVASAVPLDGVESVLLELHRRGYRIAVATTKVRAHVDGILAKLGWTRFFEATVAGNEVPRFKPDPGAFLLALERLNARATQALVIGDTENDILAARAIPIRIAAVLSPYGGHDKVRALRPDYVIATLGELPNILSNRSREKG